One window of uncultured Methanoregula sp. genomic DNA carries:
- the malQ gene encoding 4-alpha-glucanotransferase translates to MNGRGSGILLPITSLPSPYGIGDLGPSAYGFVDFLNKADQKYWQILPLNPTTPAYDNSPYLSPSAFAGNTLLISPELMMHDGFLDKNDCGSLPGFPQDRVDYKEVTRYKKTLFSRIYGKKQEELPGDPGYIAFCRDHSWWLEDYTVFMALSDHYGEKTWNAWPDAIALRRNGYRDEIDEEVLKESEKEKFLQYIFFRQWHALHRYCKEKGIHIIGDLPIYVNFHSADAWTHPDLFRLDERLRPAVVSGVPPDYFSKTGQLWNNPLYNWEEHERTGFSWWTRRFRQNFSLFDQVRVDHFRGLVAYWEVPAGAKDATGGRWVNAPAEQFLQALKRSFVSFPVIAEDLGVITPDVHEIMQRFNLPGMRVLQFAFTDETADNPHAPHNLSEELVLYTGTHDNSPVRGWYEAHATAEDKQRLLQYLGREYRADELPEVFIRLAMMSVAETVILPMQDILGLGDESRMNTPGTDEGNWRWRMSQDMMTEDIACHLRGMITVFGRKPGS, encoded by the coding sequence ATGAACGGGCGGGGAAGCGGCATCCTGCTCCCCATAACCTCGCTGCCATCGCCGTACGGAATCGGGGACCTGGGACCTTCAGCGTACGGGTTCGTGGATTTCCTCAACAAAGCAGACCAGAAATACTGGCAGATCCTCCCGTTGAACCCGACAACCCCCGCATATGATAATTCCCCCTATCTCAGCCCATCCGCATTTGCCGGAAATACCCTTCTGATCAGTCCCGAACTGATGATGCACGATGGATTCCTTGACAAAAACGATTGCGGCAGCTTGCCGGGTTTTCCGCAAGACCGGGTGGATTACAAAGAAGTAACCCGGTATAAAAAAACTCTTTTCTCCCGGATATATGGAAAAAAACAGGAAGAACTACCGGGTGATCCCGGTTACATCGCCTTTTGCAGGGATCATTCCTGGTGGCTTGAGGATTACACCGTTTTTATGGCACTCAGCGACCACTATGGGGAGAAGACATGGAATGCCTGGCCGGATGCTATCGCACTCCGCCGCAACGGATACCGGGATGAGATCGACGAGGAAGTCCTGAAAGAGTCAGAAAAGGAAAAATTTCTCCAGTATATTTTTTTCCGCCAGTGGCATGCACTTCACCGGTATTGCAAGGAAAAGGGGATCCATATTATCGGCGACCTCCCTATCTATGTGAATTTTCACAGTGCCGATGCCTGGACCCATCCGGACCTCTTCCGGCTGGACGAGCGGTTACGGCCGGCGGTTGTTTCCGGTGTTCCCCCGGATTATTTCAGCAAAACCGGGCAGTTGTGGAACAATCCGCTCTACAACTGGGAGGAACACGAACGAACGGGTTTTTCATGGTGGACTCGCCGGTTCCGGCAGAACTTTTCCCTCTTTGACCAGGTAAGGGTCGATCACTTCCGGGGACTGGTAGCCTATTGGGAGGTTCCCGCGGGCGCGAAAGATGCAACCGGGGGGAGGTGGGTCAATGCCCCGGCCGAACAGTTTTTGCAGGCCCTGAAACGATCGTTTGTATCGTTTCCGGTAATTGCTGAAGACCTGGGAGTGATAACTCCCGATGTGCACGAGATCATGCAGAGGTTCAATCTACCGGGCATGAGAGTCCTGCAGTTTGCGTTTACGGATGAAACGGCAGACAATCCTCATGCACCCCACAATCTTTCAGAAGAACTGGTCCTGTACACAGGAACCCATGACAATTCCCCGGTCCGGGGATGGTACGAAGCACATGCAACTGCCGAAGATAAACAGAGACTGCTCCAGTACCTCGGGAGGGAATACCGGGCGGACGAATTACCGGAAGTATTCATCCGCCTTGCCATGATGTCGGTGGCGGAAACGGTAATACTGCCCATGCAGGATATTCTCGGTCTTGGCGATGAATCGAGAATGAATACTCCCGGGACAGATGAAGGCAACTGGCGATGGAGGATGTCACAAGACATGATGACGGAAGACATTGCATGCCATCTCCGCGGGATGATAACGGTTTTTGGAAGAAAACCGGGTTCATAG
- a CDS encoding DUF3536 domain-containing protein, with protein MGQFICIHGHFYQPPRENPWIEEVEIEDSAYPYHDWNARVTAECYAPNTASRILDPNKRIIDIVNNYATISFDFGPTLLSWLEQNNPQVYSAILDADNESRKQFSGHGSAIAQAYNHIIMPLANPRDKRTQVIWGIQDFIHRFGRHPEGMWLPETAVDMETLAILADMGILFTILSPTQAARTKELSGTRWKEVSRDTLDCSMPYQCVLPQGKTISLFFYDGSIAQELAFGSLLDNGEVFANRMMSYFSQHDIGSGLLSIASDGETYGHHHRFADMALAYAIYLIDKQKPAAMTVFGEYLAAHPPTHQVEILENTSWSCPHGIERWRDNCGCCTQGTTIRDPDPHPIGPSRRKDPVHDQKICVVAWHQSWRKALREAMDRLRDELIPLYEKKMGGLLTDPWSARNDYISVILDRSPETYKRFFEKHAARPLSDEEKSLALKLLEMQRHAMLMYTSCGWFFDDISGIETIQVMEYACRAMQLAREVSGIDQEPVFISTLIDAKSNIPAQGDGAAIYRNFVERSMIDLNRIVFNYALSILISGKPRSLVIPHFTRKDESSEKTESGELRMVTGIITLRSEITFEEKTLEYAVLHLGNYEFMGGIRAHAGDPPFIRMREQLKAALAEPDIPLLVRIMETEFGTSTYSLWHLFKDAQRETLFRLMESTLDELESSFRQIYRQHITLIHAMKEMHIPVPKVFEDPVWYILNVDLNKSLSGPDINLQKTRHLVNEMIRGQFSPDRSTLNFTSSNLIGSLTKKLVGVPDDIAAMQEIIEVFRTLAPLSLNYELWECQNDYFYTGKKQLAFMQRRANMGDPRAVQWIAIFKELGTWLGIQCTG; from the coding sequence ATGGGTCAGTTTATCTGTATTCACGGTCACTTTTACCAGCCGCCACGCGAAAACCCCTGGATCGAAGAGGTGGAGATCGAAGATTCGGCTTATCCCTACCATGACTGGAATGCCCGGGTTACTGCTGAATGCTACGCCCCCAATACCGCTTCCAGGATTCTCGATCCAAACAAACGGATTATCGATATTGTCAATAACTATGCAACCATCAGTTTCGATTTCGGACCAACGCTCCTGAGCTGGCTGGAGCAGAACAACCCGCAGGTTTACTCGGCAATTCTTGATGCGGACAATGAAAGCCGGAAGCAGTTTTCCGGGCATGGTTCTGCAATTGCACAGGCATATAACCACATCATCATGCCGCTTGCCAACCCGCGGGACAAGCGTACCCAGGTGATCTGGGGGATACAGGATTTCATTCACCGGTTCGGCCGGCATCCCGAAGGCATGTGGCTCCCGGAAACGGCTGTAGATATGGAGACCCTTGCAATACTCGCCGATATGGGTATTTTATTCACGATCCTCTCCCCCACCCAGGCAGCCCGGACAAAAGAACTATCCGGGACCCGCTGGAAAGAGGTGAGCAGGGATACGCTGGACTGCTCAATGCCTTACCAGTGCGTACTTCCCCAGGGAAAGACCATTTCCCTCTTCTTTTATGATGGCAGCATTGCACAGGAGCTGGCATTCGGAAGTCTCCTTGACAACGGGGAAGTCTTCGCCAACCGCATGATGAGTTATTTTTCGCAGCATGACATCGGATCCGGTTTGCTGAGTATTGCTTCGGATGGGGAGACGTACGGTCATCACCACCGTTTTGCCGACATGGCACTTGCTTATGCCATCTATCTCATCGATAAACAAAAACCTGCTGCCATGACCGTCTTCGGGGAATACCTGGCAGCCCATCCACCAACCCACCAGGTTGAGATCCTGGAGAACACATCCTGGAGCTGCCCCCATGGCATTGAGAGGTGGAGAGATAACTGTGGCTGCTGCACGCAGGGTACTACCATCAGGGATCCGGATCCCCATCCCATCGGGCCTTCCAGGAGAAAAGATCCGGTACATGATCAAAAAATCTGCGTTGTGGCATGGCACCAGAGCTGGAGAAAAGCTTTACGGGAGGCGATGGACCGGCTGCGGGACGAACTCATCCCGCTGTATGAGAAAAAGATGGGCGGGCTGCTCACCGATCCCTGGAGTGCACGAAACGATTATATCTCAGTCATCCTGGATCGCTCTCCGGAAACATATAAGCGTTTTTTCGAGAAACATGCCGCAAGGCCCCTGTCGGACGAGGAAAAAAGCCTGGCTCTCAAACTTCTCGAGATGCAGAGGCATGCTATGCTCATGTACACCAGCTGCGGATGGTTTTTTGATGATATTTCCGGTATCGAAACCATCCAGGTCATGGAGTATGCCTGCAGGGCCATGCAGCTCGCCCGGGAGGTTTCCGGCATTGATCAGGAACCCGTGTTCATTTCTACCCTTATCGATGCCAAAAGCAATATTCCCGCTCAGGGAGACGGTGCAGCCATCTACCGGAACTTTGTAGAACGATCGATGATCGATCTCAACCGGATCGTTTTCAATTATGCCCTTTCAATCCTGATTTCCGGGAAGCCCCGGTCACTTGTCATCCCGCATTTCACCAGAAAGGACGAATCATCTGAAAAAACAGAATCCGGAGAACTCCGGATGGTCACCGGGATCATCACCCTGCGTTCTGAGATCACCTTTGAAGAAAAGACACTCGAGTACGCTGTCCTGCACCTTGGCAACTATGAATTCATGGGGGGAATCCGGGCGCATGCGGGAGATCCGCCATTTATCCGGATGCGGGAACAACTCAAAGCCGCACTGGCGGAGCCGGACATCCCGCTTCTTGTCAGGATTATGGAAACGGAATTTGGCACATCAACCTATTCGCTCTGGCATCTCTTCAAGGACGCCCAGCGCGAAACATTGTTCCGGCTCATGGAATCCACCCTTGACGAGCTGGAATCCTCGTTCCGGCAGATTTACCGCCAGCACATCACGCTCATCCATGCAATGAAGGAGATGCATATCCCTGTCCCGAAAGTATTCGAAGACCCGGTCTGGTATATCCTCAACGTGGATCTCAACAAATCACTTTCGGGCCCTGATATAAATCTCCAGAAGACCCGGCACCTGGTCAACGAGATGATCCGGGGCCAGTTCTCACCAGACCGGAGCACCCTGAATTTTACCTCTTCAAACCTGATTGGATCCCTTACGAAAAAACTCGTCGGCGTACCGGACGACATTGCTGCAATGCAGGAGATAATTGAAGTATTCAGGACGCTTGCACCCTTATCCCTTAATTATGAACTCTGGGAATGCCAGAATGATTATTTTTATACCGGTAAAAAACAGCTGGCATTCATGCAGCGCAGGGCAAACATGGGAGATCCCCGGGCCGTGCAATGGATTGCCATATTTAAGGAACTGGGAACATGGCTCGGTATACAATGCACCGGATAG
- a CDS encoding acetate--CoA ligase family protein yields the protein MTRKRIHESEGYELLKKIGIPTPGYRIAQDAGEAVRIAEEIGYPVVLKIVSKDISHKSDVGGVITSIKNAESVRVSFEKILSNVRARYPEANVSGIIVEQQMDPGLELIIGGKTDPSFGEVLLFGIGGKFVDLVKDVSFRILPLDEHMVREMLQELWGYKLIHGYRDEPPLDEKTLIDTIMKISSFFYRNPTLVEFDINPFVLYERGGCAVDARFILDTEPKKPVSRIHEEISPDLFEAKTIAVVGASADPNKVGYAVCKNLLSFPGALIPVNPNKPDVLGKQAVPTLTSIQEQVDIAVITIPAKGVPAIVEEAGRCHIPLLVIISSGFREGGAEGQVLEDEVLAIARKYGIRIIGPNCLGIMFPYLDINTTFDPISARPGRLAFISQSGAVITTLVDWSLPQEIGFSGIISVGNQLDLGFEEYISLFAQDEHTKAIILYIEEIRDGPRFIEVVSKVTPRKPVIAIKSGSSKKGIKAAASHTGSLAGSHDVYLAAFRQAGIITVRSTQQAFRIGELLASEGYPKGKRAIVITSAGGFGVLASDYAERYGIELIELSPDMLGQLNAFLPASWNHDNPMDILGDANAGRFARVFDILAENQRDWDIIFIIIVPSALADPVLLAQEVVRFSKLTRKMIVACMVGGDSMKQAYTILKENTITNFQDIEEAFEIAGMIVHNRY from the coding sequence ATGACGCGAAAACGGATCCACGAATCTGAAGGCTATGAGCTGCTGAAAAAAATCGGCATTCCTACTCCGGGATACCGGATCGCACAGGATGCCGGTGAAGCGGTCCGTATTGCAGAGGAGATCGGGTACCCGGTTGTTCTGAAGATAGTATCCAAAGATATCAGCCACAAGAGCGATGTCGGGGGTGTCATCACCTCCATAAAGAATGCTGAAAGTGTCAGGGTTTCATTTGAAAAGATCCTGTCAAATGTGCGTGCCCGTTACCCGGAAGCAAACGTATCCGGTATCATCGTTGAACAGCAGATGGACCCGGGACTCGAACTGATCATAGGGGGTAAAACGGATCCTTCGTTCGGGGAAGTCCTCCTGTTCGGTATCGGCGGGAAATTCGTCGATCTGGTAAAAGACGTTTCGTTCCGGATTCTTCCCCTGGACGAGCACATGGTCCGGGAGATGCTCCAGGAATTATGGGGGTACAAGCTGATCCACGGGTACCGCGACGAACCGCCCCTGGACGAGAAAACCCTCATCGATACCATCATGAAGATCAGTTCCTTCTTTTACCGGAACCCGACGCTCGTGGAGTTCGATATCAACCCGTTCGTTTTGTACGAACGCGGGGGCTGTGCGGTGGATGCCCGGTTCATCCTCGACACAGAACCAAAAAAACCGGTCTCCCGGATCCATGAAGAGATTTCACCGGACCTTTTCGAAGCGAAAACAATTGCGGTTGTCGGCGCTTCTGCTGATCCGAACAAGGTGGGATATGCGGTATGCAAAAACCTCCTCTCTTTTCCGGGAGCGTTAATTCCGGTAAACCCGAATAAGCCAGACGTCCTGGGAAAGCAGGCAGTCCCCACTCTCACATCGATCCAGGAACAGGTCGATATAGCGGTAATAACCATCCCGGCAAAGGGAGTGCCGGCAATTGTCGAGGAGGCAGGCCGTTGCCATATTCCGCTGCTCGTCATCATCTCATCCGGGTTCCGCGAAGGGGGTGCAGAAGGCCAGGTACTTGAGGATGAAGTGCTTGCCATTGCCCGGAAATACGGCATACGCATCATCGGGCCCAACTGTCTTGGGATCATGTTCCCCTACCTCGATATCAATACGACCTTCGATCCCATCTCGGCCAGGCCGGGCAGGCTGGCATTCATTTCCCAGAGCGGGGCCGTTATCACGACGCTCGTCGACTGGAGCCTGCCGCAGGAGATCGGTTTTTCCGGCATCATCAGCGTGGGTAACCAGCTCGATCTCGGGTTTGAAGAATATATCAGCCTGTTTGCACAGGACGAACACACGAAGGCCATCATCCTCTATATCGAAGAAATCCGCGACGGCCCCCGGTTCATCGAGGTTGTCTCGAAAGTCACGCCCAGAAAACCGGTCATCGCCATAAAGTCCGGCTCCTCGAAAAAAGGGATCAAGGCTGCTGCCTCGCATACCGGTTCCCTTGCCGGGAGCCATGATGTATACCTTGCCGCGTTCCGTCAGGCCGGGATCATCACCGTGCGGTCTACCCAGCAGGCATTCCGGATCGGCGAACTGCTGGCATCGGAAGGATACCCGAAAGGCAAACGCGCCATCGTGATTACCAGTGCCGGGGGATTCGGCGTTCTTGCCTCGGATTATGCGGAACGGTACGGGATAGAGCTTATCGAACTCTCCCCGGACATGCTCGGTCAGCTCAATGCGTTCCTGCCGGCAAGCTGGAACCATGACAACCCCATGGATATCCTGGGGGATGCAAATGCCGGCCGGTTCGCCCGGGTCTTCGATATCCTGGCAGAGAACCAGCGGGACTGGGATATCATCTTCATCATCATCGTCCCGTCCGCCCTTGCCGATCCTGTTCTCCTTGCACAGGAGGTGGTCAGGTTCTCGAAACTGACCCGCAAGATGATTGTCGCGTGCATGGTTGGTGGCGACAGCATGAAACAGGCATACACTATCCTTAAAGAGAACACGATCACGAATTTCCAGGATATTGAAGAAGCCTTCGAGATCGCCGGCATGATTGTTCATAACCGGTATTGA
- the ppdK gene encoding pyruvate, phosphate dikinase, with product MSRKWVYAFSEGDGKNKNLLGGKGANLCEMTQIGLNVPPGFVITTEACLAYLESPERNLPPGLIEQVRAELKTVERKSGRVFGGRDNPLLVSVRSGSAMSMPGMMDTILNLGLNEDTLQGLIQQTGDKRFSYDAYRRFIQLFGRIALGIPEEEFETVFEEVKEKAGVKTDVGLSARDLAEVSEKFLDIVLRITRKPFPTDPREQLEIAIKAVFGSWGGRRAVDYRREFKITPEMANGTAVNVMEMVFGNMGEDSATGVGFTRDPATGENVLFGEYLVNAQGEDVVAGIRTPKPVAAMAQEMPRIYQELLDLRNRLEAHYKEIQDFEFTIQKGILYCLQTRNGKMNVSALVRTSVDMVEEGLIERHSALLRVQPDMLEQMLFPRLDPKVTKKPIAQGLPASPGVAVGIAVFDADRAEKLGRTGQRVILVREETRPEDIHGFFAAQGILTSRGGKTSHAAVVARGMGKPCVSGAEGIIVDVHMRHARAGDMEFGEGALITIDGTTGSVYLGEVPMIEAEFSSQLATILSWADEIAHLHVMANADTPDDAKRALKFGAKGIGLCRTERMFNGSDRLPIMVEMIVADTQEDRVAALDKLLPFQREDFKEMFRIMEGRPVTVRLLDPPIHEFLPSEHQLEDELASLRHLREILRGLHVLADSAKSLRPADSTLSPVGKFTDPILVDEIIQKKEAMLQKGRALHEVNPMLGHRGVRLGLTFPEIYRMQIRAIMEAAAECQKTGVIVYAEIMVPQVCTVQELKRVKVWVEEIRADVEKTHQLTLKVKFGSMLEVVRACLRADNLAEEAEFFSFGTNDLTQATFSFSREDAENKFLPMYNQSGILLDNPFEVLDIKGVGRIMEQALKWARHTRPGMTIGICGEHGGHPASIRFCHAIGLTYVSCSAPRVPIARLAAAQAVLLENKKPVDKAA from the coding sequence ATGAGCCGGAAATGGGTCTATGCCTTCAGTGAAGGCGATGGGAAGAACAAGAATCTGCTGGGTGGGAAAGGAGCCAATCTTTGCGAAATGACGCAGATCGGCCTCAACGTACCCCCCGGTTTTGTGATAACTACCGAGGCATGCCTTGCTTATCTTGAGAGCCCGGAACGGAATCTTCCGCCGGGACTGATCGAGCAGGTGAGGGCCGAACTAAAAACCGTGGAGCGTAAAAGCGGCCGGGTGTTCGGGGGTCGTGACAATCCTCTCCTGGTATCGGTCAGATCGGGATCCGCCATGTCCATGCCGGGCATGATGGATACCATCCTCAACCTGGGTCTCAACGAGGATACCCTGCAGGGCCTGATACAACAGACGGGGGACAAGCGGTTCAGCTACGATGCCTACCGGCGTTTTATCCAGCTCTTTGGCAGGATTGCCCTCGGGATTCCCGAAGAGGAATTCGAAACGGTTTTTGAGGAAGTCAAAGAGAAAGCGGGAGTGAAAACCGATGTAGGCCTTTCAGCCCGGGACCTGGCGGAAGTATCGGAAAAATTCCTTGACATCGTACTCCGGATTACAAGAAAACCGTTCCCAACGGATCCACGGGAGCAGCTGGAGATAGCAATCAAGGCGGTGTTCGGTTCGTGGGGCGGCAGGAGGGCTGTCGACTACCGCAGGGAATTCAAAATCACACCGGAAATGGCGAATGGTACCGCCGTCAATGTCATGGAGATGGTGTTCGGAAACATGGGTGAGGACTCCGCTACCGGTGTCGGGTTCACCCGGGATCCCGCTACCGGCGAAAATGTCCTGTTTGGCGAATATCTCGTCAATGCACAGGGCGAGGATGTTGTTGCCGGCATACGGACGCCAAAACCGGTTGCTGCCATGGCTCAGGAAATGCCCCGTATCTACCAGGAACTCCTGGACCTGCGGAACAGGCTCGAAGCCCATTACAAGGAGATCCAGGACTTTGAGTTCACGATCCAGAAAGGGATCCTGTACTGCCTCCAGACCCGGAACGGGAAAATGAATGTGTCGGCCCTGGTGAGGACGTCCGTTGATATGGTGGAGGAAGGGCTTATTGAACGGCACTCAGCACTCCTGCGTGTCCAGCCGGATATGCTCGAACAGATGCTCTTTCCCCGGCTGGACCCGAAGGTGACCAAGAAACCCATTGCACAAGGACTGCCGGCTTCTCCCGGTGTCGCCGTCGGTATCGCGGTATTCGATGCAGACCGGGCTGAAAAACTCGGTCGGACCGGCCAGCGGGTCATCCTGGTACGGGAAGAGACCCGACCCGAGGATATCCACGGGTTTTTTGCAGCCCAGGGTATCCTGACCAGCCGCGGGGGAAAAACATCCCATGCCGCGGTTGTTGCCCGGGGAATGGGGAAACCCTGTGTATCCGGGGCCGAGGGTATTATCGTGGACGTTCACATGCGGCATGCCCGGGCCGGCGACATGGAATTCGGGGAAGGAGCCCTGATCACGATTGACGGTACAACCGGCTCCGTGTACCTGGGAGAAGTACCCATGATCGAAGCAGAGTTCTCTTCCCAGCTCGCAACCATCCTTTCCTGGGCTGACGAGATTGCACACCTCCACGTTATGGCGAATGCGGATACACCGGATGATGCAAAGCGGGCCCTGAAATTCGGTGCAAAAGGCATCGGCCTCTGCCGCACGGAGCGGATGTTCAATGGCAGCGACCGGCTGCCGATCATGGTGGAGATGATTGTTGCCGATACTCAGGAAGACCGGGTGGCAGCTCTCGATAAGCTGCTGCCGTTCCAGCGGGAAGACTTCAAGGAGATGTTCCGGATCATGGAAGGCAGGCCGGTTACCGTCCGCCTCCTGGATCCCCCGATTCACGAGTTCCTGCCCTCAGAACACCAGCTGGAAGATGAGCTGGCATCGCTACGTCACCTCCGGGAAATCCTGCGGGGCCTCCATGTGCTGGCCGATTCGGCGAAATCCCTCAGGCCTGCCGACAGCACGCTCTCCCCCGTGGGTAAATTCACCGATCCGATCCTTGTCGATGAGATCATCCAGAAAAAAGAGGCCATGCTCCAGAAAGGCAGGGCGCTCCACGAGGTCAATCCCATGCTCGGCCACCGTGGCGTACGGCTGGGCCTGACATTCCCCGAGATTTACCGCATGCAGATCCGGGCGATCATGGAAGCGGCCGCGGAATGCCAGAAAACCGGCGTGATCGTATATGCCGAGATCATGGTGCCCCAGGTCTGCACGGTCCAGGAACTCAAAAGGGTCAAAGTATGGGTTGAGGAGATACGTGCCGATGTGGAAAAGACACACCAGCTAACCCTGAAAGTCAAGTTCGGTTCCATGCTGGAAGTTGTCAGGGCCTGTCTCCGGGCGGACAACCTTGCGGAGGAAGCAGAATTCTTCTCGTTTGGTACAAACGATCTTACCCAGGCAACGTTCTCCTTCTCCCGCGAGGATGCCGAGAACAAGTTCCTGCCCATGTATAACCAGAGCGGGATCCTGCTGGACAACCCGTTCGAAGTGCTGGACATCAAGGGAGTTGGCCGGATCATGGAACAGGCGCTGAAATGGGCCCGGCATACCCGTCCCGGCATGACAATCGGCATCTGCGGGGAACATGGCGGTCACCCGGCTTCAATCCGGTTCTGTCATGCTATCGGACTCACCTATGTCTCGTGTTCAGCACCCCGCGTTCCCATTGCCCGGCTTGCGGCAGCGCAGGCAGTTCTCCTGGAAAATAAAAAACCTGTCGACAAAGCGGCCTGA